atatatagtacatgagtcacagacagggatttgagcaaggcgccaggttgtcggcctgagatctcacacctcaaagcgttaatgacctcaagtgacctgaggtcagatcctgagaatttcaccttgcttccgctaatctcataattggagtctggtagccttcaaacatgccgacgtttaaggagtggcttggtagtgccggaggctatctacttgtgtgcggagttagtactagggtccccaatacatactcggagagctatcgattcgagagcattaagagaacagcagacgagccagcagagcagagatgacgtccctagcagggaggctgtcggccggcaggggcgagacagtctctgtcaagctacagaccccccccccctccctattcaacttagactcagtcctcggtgagtgaacattaaggtgacttgtcgtgttttaccagtgttgtgtgatgatcaggggcagtcaattgtagtgttctcaaattcttggaggatgactcactttgaatattaatctttaacattttaattggattgctgaagttatgatatttatcatgaaaaatataattgttgaatttattatttaaatggactttattttgttccctagagattttgagttgaggtgagaaagcctctgggattattggttccctgatattaatgagtacatggttggagttgatacatgataaagatgggacagattaataatgacctcttgataacatctcttgagaattttgtgatacagacaagttccattctttGTCTCGTATGTGatgatctagaatggatggtggcagcatttcgtcttctactttctactcttctacttctactatctactcttctacttctacctatctacacctctccctccacccctctctaaactctcactttcaactaatgaccctcctcgctcctcccacctctctcctctctcaccccaaaccctcactaattacttcactattcatttctttcctttcgttttctcttatacgtttgtggcaatgattctgtattctagagttctctctagagtttcgggtagctggtccagttacggcgccttgtagtcttagcacctaggtagtcaaatacctaggttacaaggtgttgaacgagagaggctgccttaggaactctggaggtgctctagaatagttagctaactggggacgggataacggactagagagagctgtttcccccggcctcgttagttaactggggggtggaataatggacaagatagagctatttcccccacccctcgTTACAatgtgagcgccgctggcaacaccaccgctggtatagagggagtgagcgccgctggcaacaatACCGCTAGTATAGAGGGAGTGATTGGCGCTGGCAACTCCATCGCtaatatagagggagtgagcgccgctggcaataCTAATGCTGGTATAAAGGGAGTGAGCGCCACTGGTATAGAGGTTGTGAGTACCGCTGGCAACACCGACTCTGGTATTGAGGAAGTGAGCACCATTGgtaacaccaccgctggtatagagagAGTGAGCGCTGCTGGCAACACTGCCGCTGGCAACACTGCTGCTGTCAACAGCACCGCTGGTATTGAGGGAGTGAGCgtcgctggcaacaccaccgctggtatagagggagtgaacgctgctggtatagagggagtgagcttcgcttgcaacaccaccgctggtatagagggagtgaacgctgctggtatagagggagtgagcaccgctggcaacaccaccgctggcaACATTGCCCTGGTATAGAAGGATTGAGCGACGCTGGCAGCACGAACGCTGGTATAGAGGGCTTAAACgacgctggcaacaccaccgctggtatagagggagtgagcgccgctggcaacagcACCGCtgatatagagggagtgagcgccgctggcaacaccaccgctggtatagagggagtgagcgccgttgGAAACACCGCCGCTTGTATAGAGAGTGTGAGCGCCACTGGCAACAcgaccgctggtatagagggagtgagcgctgctggcaacaataccgctggtatagagggagtgagcgccgctggcaacaccaccgctggtatagagggagtgagcgccgttgGAAACACCGCCGCTTGTATAGAGAgtgtgagcgccgctggcaacacgaccgctggtatagagagtgttgtaacactgtaaaagtgtttggtttagtttaatacatatatatagtacatgagtcacagacagggatttgagaaaggcgccaggttgtcggcctgagatctcacacctcaatgcgttaatgacctcaagtgacctgaggtcagatcatgagaatttcaccttgcttccgctaatctcataattggagtctggtagccttcaaacatgccgacatttaaggagtggcttggtagtgccggaggctatctacttgtgtgcggagttagtactagggtccccaatacatactcggagagctatcgattcgagagcattaagagaacagcagacgagccagcagagcagagaagacgtccttagcagggaggctgtcggccggcaggggcgagacagtctctgtcaagctacagacccccccccctccctattcaatttagactcagtcctcggtgagtgaacattaaggtgacttgtcgtgttttaccagtgttgtgtgatgatcaggggcagtcaattgtagtgttctcaaattcttggaggatgactcactttgaatattaatctttaacattttaattggattgctgaagttatgatacttatcatgaaaaatataattgttgaatttattatttaaatggactttattttgttccctagagattttgagttgaggtgagaaagcctctgggattattggttccctgatattaatgagtacatggttggagttgatacatgataaagatgggacagattaataatgacctcttgataacatctcttgagaattttgtggtacagacaagttccattccttgtcttgtatgtgatgatctagaatggatggtggcagcatttcgtcttctactttctactcttctacttctactatctactcttctacttctacctatctacacctctccctccacccctctctaaactctcactttcaactaatgaccctcctcgctcctcccacctctctcctctctcaccccaaaccctcactaattacttcactattcatttctttcctttcgttttctcttatacgtttgtggcaatgattctgtattctagagttctctctagagtttcgggtagctggtccagttacggcgccttgtagtcttagcacctaggtagtcaaatacctaggttacaaggtgttgaacgagagaggctgccttaggaactctggaggtgctctagaatagttagctaactggggacgggataacggactagagagagctgtttcccccggcctcgttagttaactggggggtggaataatggacaagatagagctatttcccccaccccccgttacaatgtgagcgccgctggcaacaccaccgctggtatagagggagtgagcgccgctggcaacaataccgctggtatagagggagtgagcgctgctggcaacaccatcgctggtatagagggagtgagcgccgctggtaTAAAGAgtgtgagcgccgctggcaacaccaccgctggtatagagggagtgagtgcCGCTGACAACaacaccgctggtatagagggaatgAGCGCCGTTGGCAACACCGCCGCTTGTATAGAGGGTGTGAGCGTAACTGGCAACACCGCCGCTGGTATAGaaggagtgagcgccgctggcaacaataccgctggtatagagggagtgagcgctgctggcaacaccaccgctggtatagagggagtgagcgccgttggcaacaccaccgctggtaaagagggagtgagcgccgctggcaacaccaccgctggtatagagggagttaacgctgctggtatagagggactgagcgccgctggcaacactgCCGCTGGCAACACCTCCGCTGGTATTGGGGGAGTGAGCGcggctggcaacaccaccgcttgTATAGAGGGATTGAGCGCCTCTGGCAACATCACCATTGGTATAGAGGGAGTTAGCGCCGCTGGCAACATCTCCGCTAGTATAGAGGGAGTGATTGGCGCTGGCAACTCcatcgctggtatagagggagtgagcgccgctggcaataCTAATGCTGGTATAAAGGGAGTGAGCGCCACTGGTATAGAGGGTGTGAGTGCCGCTGGCAACACCGACTCTGGTATTGAGGGAGTGAGCACCattggcaacaccaccgctggtatagagagagtgagcgctgctggcaacaccaccgctggtatagagggagtgagcgccgctggcaacaccaccgctggtatagagggagtgagcgccgctggtatagagggagtgagcgccgctggcaacaccaccgctggtatagagggagtgaacgctgctggtatagagggagtgagcgccgctggcaacaccaccgctggcaACATCGCTCTGGTATAGAAGGATTGAGCGACACTGGCAGCACgaacgctggtatagagggagtgagcgccgctggcaacagcACCGCtgatatagagggagtgagcgccgctggcaacagcACCGCtgatatagagggagtgagcgccgctgggaacaccaccgctggtatagagggagtgagcgccgttggaaacaccaccgctggtatagagggagtgagcgccgctggcaacaccaccgctggtatagagggagtgagcgctgctggcaacaataccgctggtatagagggagtgagcgccgctggcaacaatACCGCttttatagagggagtgagcgccgctggcaacaccaccgctggtatagagggagtgagagcCGTTGGAAACAATACCGCttttatagagggagtgagcgccgctggcaacaccaccgctggtatagagggagagagcgccgctggcaacaatACCGCttttatagagggagtgagcgccgctggcaccactaccactggtatagagggagtgagcgccgctggcaacaccaccgctggtatagagggagtgagcgccgctgtcAACACTACTGCTGGTATAAAGGGACTGAGCGCCGATCGCATAGAGGGTGTGAGCGCCTCTGGCAACACTGACTCTGGTATTGAGGGAGTgagcaccactgccaacaccaccgctggaatagagggagtgagcgctgctggccactccaccgctggtatagagggagtgagcgccgctggcaacaccaccgctggtatagagggagtgaacgctggtggtatagagggagtgagcgccgctggcaacaccaccgctggtatagatgGAGTGAACGCTACTGGTATAGAGGAAGTGAGTCCCGCTGgtcaccaccgctggtatagagggagtgaacgctgctggtatagagggagtgagcgctgctggcaacaccaccgctggtatagagggaatgAGTGctgctggcaacaccaccgctggtatagatcgagtgagcgccgctggcaacaccaccgctgatatagagggagtgagcgccgctggcaacaccatcACTGGTATAGAGTGAGTGAGCGCTGCTGGCAACTCCACTGCTGGTACAGAGGGattgagcgccgctggcaacaccaccgctgttATAGAGGGAGTTAGCGCCGCTGGCAActccaccgctggtatagagggagtgagcgctgcTGGCAACAATATCGCTGGCATAGAGgtagtgagcgccgctggcaacaccacggctggtatagagggagtgagcgccgttgGAAACACCGCCGCTTGTATAGAGAgtgtgagcgccgctggcaacacgaccgctggtatagagagtgttgtaacactgtaaaagtgtttggtttagtttaatacatatatatagtacatgagtcacagacagggatttgagcaaggcgccaggttgtcggcctgagatctcacacctcaaagcgttaatgacctcaagtgacctgaggtcagatcctgagaatttcaccttgcttccgctaatctcataattggagtctggtagccttcaaacatgccgacgtttaaggagtggcttggtagtgccggaggctatctacttgtgtgcggagttagtactagggtccccaatacatactcggagagctatcgattcgagagcattaagagaacagcagacgagccagcagagcagagatgacgtccctagcagggaggctgtcggccggcaggggcgagacagtctctgtcaagctacagaccccccccccctccctattcaacttagactcagtcctcggtgagtgaacattaaggtgacttgtcgtgttttaccagtgttgtgtgatgatcaggggcagtcaattgtagtgttctcaaattcttggaggatgactcactttgaatattaatctttaacattttaattggattgctgaagttatgatatttatcatgaaaaatataattgttgaatttattatttaaatggactttattttgttccctagagattttgagttgaggtgagaaagcctctgggattattggttccctgatattaatgagtacatggttggagttgatacatgataaagatgggacagattaataatgacctcttgataacatctcttgagaattttgtgatacagacaagttccattctttGTCTCGTATGTGatgatctagaatggatggtggcagcatttcgtcttctactttctactcttctacttctactatctactcttctacttctacctatctacacctctccctccacccctctctaaactctcactttcaactaatgaccctcctcgctcctcccacctctctcctctctcaccccaaaccctcactaattacttcactattcatttctttcctttcgttttctcttatacgtttgtggcaatgattctgtattctagagttctctctagagtttcgggtagctggtccagttacggcgccttgtagtcttagcacctaggtagtcaaatacctaggttacaaggtgttgaacgagagaggctgccttaggaactctggaggtgctctagaatagttagctaactggggacgggataacggactagagagagctgtttcccccggcctcgttagttaactggggggtggaataatggacaagatagagctatttcccccacccctcgTTACAatgtgagcgccgctggcaacaccaccgctggtatagagggagtgagcgccgctggcaacaataccgctggtatagagggagtgagcgctgctggcaacaccatcgctggtatagagggagtgagcgccgctggcaatacgaccgctggtatagagagtgtgagcgccgctggcaacaccaccgctggtatagagggagtgagtgccgctggtatagagggaatgAGCGCCGTTGGCAACACCGCCGCTTGTATAGAGGGTGTGAGCGTAACTGGCAACACCGCCGCTGGTATAGaaggagtgagcgccgctggcaacaataccgctggtatagagggagtgagcgctgctggcaacaccaccgctggtatagagggagtgagcgccgttggcaacaccaccgctggtaaagagggagtgagcgctgctggcaacaccaccgctggtatagagggagtgagcgccgctggcaacaccaccgctggtatagaaggagtgagcgccgctggcaacaccaccgctggtatagagggagttaacgctgctggtatagagggactgagcgccgctggcaacaccgccgctggcaacacctccGCTGGTATTGAGGGAGTGAGCGcggctggcaacaccaccgcttgTATAGAGGGATTGAGCGCCTCTGGCAACATCACCATTGGTATAGAGGGAGTTAGCGCCGCTGGCAACATCTCCGCTAGTATAGAGGGAGTGATTGGCGCTGGCAACTCcatcgctggtatagagggagtgagcgccgctggcaataCTAATGCTGGTATAAAGGGAGTGAGCGCCACTGGTATAGAGGgtgtgagcgccgctggcaacaccaccgctggtatagagggagttaacgctgctggtatagagggactgagcgccgctggcaacaccgccgctggcaacacctccGCTGGTATTGAGGGAGTGAGCGCTgatggcaacaccaccgctggtatagagggagtgagcgccgctggcaacaccaccgctggtatagagggagtgagcgccgctggtatagagggagtgagcgccgctggtatagagggagtgagcgccgctggtatagagggagtgagcgccgctggcaacaccaccgctggtatagagggagtgaacgctgctggtatagagggagtgaacgctgctggtatagagggagtgagcgccgctggcaacaccaccgctggcaACATCGCTCTGGTATAGAAGGATTGAGCGACACTGGCAGCACgaacgctggtatagagggagtgagcgccgctggcaacagcACCGCtgatatagagggagtgagcgccgctggcaacagcACCGCtgatatagagggagtgagcgccgctggcaacaccaccgctggtatagagggagtgagcgccgttggaaacaccaccgctggtatagagggagtgagcgccgctggccacaccaccgctggtatagagggagtgagcgctgcTGGCAACAATACCGCtgttatagagggagtgagcgccgctggcaacaatACCGCttttatagagggagtgagcgccgctggcaacaccaccgctggtatagagggagtgagcgccgttgGAAACAATACCGCATTTATAGAGGGAgagagcgccgctggcaacaccaccgctggtatagagggagtgagcgctgctggcaacaataccgctggtatagagggagtgagcgccgctggcaacaatACCGCttttatagagggagtgagcgccgctggcaacaccaccgctggtatagagggagtgagagcCGTTGGAAACAATACCGCttttatagagggagtgagcgccgctggcaacaccaccgctggtatagagggagtgagcgccgcttgCAACAATACCGCttttatagagggagtgagcgccgctggcaccactaccactggtatagagggagtgagcgccgctggcaacaccaccgctggtatagagggagtgagcgccgctgtcAACACTACTGCTGGTATAAAGGGACTGAGCGCCGATCGCATAGAGGGTGTGAGCGCCTCTTGCAACACTGACTCTGGTATTGAGGGAGTgagcaccactgccaacaccaccgctggaatagagggagtgagcgctgcTTGCCActccaccgctggtatagagggagtgagcgccgctggcaacaccaccgctggtatagagggagtgaacgctgctggtatagagggagtgagcgccgctggcaacaccaccgctggtatagataGAGTGAACGCTACTGGTATAGAGGAAGTGAGTCCCGCTGgtcaccaccgctggtatagagggagtgaacgctgctggtatagagggagtgagcgctgctggcaacaccaccgctggtatagagggaatgAGTGctgctggcaacaccaccgctggtatagatcgagtgagcgccgctggcaacaccaccgctgatatagagggagtgagcgccgctggcaacaccaccactGGTATAGAGTGATTGAGCGCTGCTGGCAACTCCACTGCTGGTACAGAGGGattgagcgccgctggcaacaccaccgctgttATAGAGGGAGTTAGCGCCGCTGGCAActccaccgctggtatagagggagtgagtgccgctggcaacaccactactggtatagagggagtgaacgctgctggtatagagggagtgaacgctgctggtatagagggagttaacgatgctggtatagagggagtgagcgccactggcaactccaccactggtattgagggagtgagcgccgctggcaaaacccccgctggtatagagggagtcagAGCCGCTAGCAATACCACCTCTGGTATAGaaggagtgagcgccgctggcaacacctccGCTGGTATAGGGAAAGTGAGCGGCGCTGGCAAACTCcatcgctggtatagagggagtgagcgctgcTGGCAACACTACTGCTGGTATAAAGGAAGTGAGCGCCACTGGTATAGAGGGTGTGAGTGCCG
The DNA window shown above is from Procambarus clarkii isolate CNS0578487 chromosome 21, FALCON_Pclarkii_2.0, whole genome shotgun sequence and carries:
- the LOC138367063 gene encoding autotransporter adhesin BpaC-like, yielding MSAVGNTAACIEGVSVTGNTAAGIEGVSAAGNNTAGIEGVSAAGNTTAEGVSAAGNISASIEGVIGAGNSIAGIEGVSAAGNTNAGIKGVSATGIEGVSAAGNTDSGIEGVSTIGNTTAEGVSAAGNTTAGIEGESAAGNNTAFIEGVSAAGTTTTGIEGVSAAGNTTAGIEGVSAAVNTTAGIKGLSADRIEGVSASGNTDSGIEGVSTTANTTAGIEGVSAAGHSTADRAISPTPRYNVSAAGNTTAGIEGVSAAGNNTASIEGVIGAGNSIANIEGVSAAGNTNAGIKGVSATGIEVVSTAGNTDSGIEEVSTIGNTTAGIERVSAAGNTAAGNTAAVNSTAGIEGVSVAGNTTAEGLSDAGSTNAGIEGLNDAGNTTAGIEGVSAAGNSTADIEGVSAAGNTTAGIEGVSAVGNTAACIESVSATGNTTAGIEGVSAAGNNTAGIEGVSAAGNTTAGIEGVSAVGNTAACIESVSAAGNTTAGIESVVTL
- the LOC138367065 gene encoding uncharacterized protein, giving the protein MAESYGGVDSGAHSLNTRVSVARGAHTLYAIGAQSLYTSSSVASGAHSLYTSGGVASGAHSLYTSGSGASGAHSLYKSGIVASGAHSLYTSGGVASCAHSLYKSGIVSNGAHSLYTSGGVASGAHSLYKSGIVASGAHSLYTSGIVASIAHSLYTSGGVASGAHSLYKSGIVSNGAHSLYTSGGVASGAHSLYKSGIVASGAHSLYTSGIVASSAHSLYTSGGVASGAHSLYNSGGVSSGAHSLYISGGVASSAHSLYISGAVASGAHSLYISGAVASGAHSLYTSVRAASVAQSFYTRAMLPAVVLPAALTPSIPAPFTPSIAAVVLPAALTPSIPAALTPSIPEVLLTAAVLPARVLPATLTPSIPESVSPAALTPSIPVALTSFIPAVVLPAALTPSIPAMEFASAAHFPYTSGGVASGAHSFYTRGAVVLPAALNPSVPAVELPAALNHSIPVVVLPAALTPSISAVVLPAALTRSIPAVVLPAALIPSIPAVVLPAALTPSIPAAFTPSIPAVVTSGTHFLYTSSVHSIYTSGGVASGAHSLYTSSVHSLYTSGGVASGAHSLYTSGGVASSAHSLYSSGGVGSGAHSLNTRVSVARGAHTLYAIGAQSLYTSSSVDSGAHSLYTSGGVASGAHSLYTSGSGASGAHSLYKSGIVASGAHSLYTSGGVASGAHSLYKSGIVSNGSHSLYTSGGVASGAHSLYKSGIVASGAHSLYTSGIVASSAHSLYTSGGVASGALSLYKCGIVSNGAHSLYTSGGVASGAHSLYKSGIVASGAHSLYNSGIVASSAHSLYTSGGVASGAHSLYTSGGVSNGAHSLYTSGGVASGAHSLYISGAVASGAHSLYISGAVASGAHSLYTSCYNTLYTSGRVASGAHTLYTSGGVSNGAHSLYTSRGVASGAHYLYASDIVASSAHSLYTSGGVASGANSLYNSGGVASGAQSLCTSSGVASSAHSLYTSDGVASGAHSLYISGGVASGAHSIYTSGGVASSTHSLYTSGGVASSAHSLYTSSVHSLYTSGGDQRDSLPLYQ